A part of Anabas testudineus chromosome 9, fAnaTes1.2, whole genome shotgun sequence genomic DNA contains:
- the LOC113150634 gene encoding endophilin-B2-like isoform X2, translating to MDFNVKKLASGAGLFFTRAVQFTEEKLGQAEKTELDAHFENLMSRADCTKNWTEKIYRQTEVLLQPNPSARIEEFLYEKLDRKAPNRITNAELLGQHMEDAAKEFDLGTPYGNTLMKVGECEKRLGAAEREFLQTSAISFLTPLRNFLEGDWRTISKERRLLENLRLDLDACKTRLKKAKVAEAKAAMAPDFQETRPRNYVLSASASALWSEEVEKAEHELRVAQTEFDRQAEVTRLLLEGISSTHVNHLRCLHEFVEAQASYYKQCHLHMQDLQKELARLPNAFTLNSTQSMATVGSEAEGISSPVDTDTLKIEEVQAPATGTRKAKVLYDYDAADSSELSLLADELITVYTVPGMDSDWLIGERGNQKGKVPVTYLELLS from the exons ATGGATTTCAATGTGAAGAAATTAGCGTCGGGTGCCGGGCTGTTCTTCACCCGAGCTGTCCAG TTCACAGAGGAGAAACTGGGCCAGGCGGAGAAGACTGAGCTGGACGCTCACTTTGAGAACCTGATGAGCCGTGCAGACTGCACCAAAAACTGGACTGAGAAAATCTACAGACAGACTGAGGTCCTGCTGCAGCCCAACCCAA GTGCCAGAATTGAGGAGTTTCTCTATGAAAAGTTGGACAGAAAAGCACCAAACAGAATTACCAATGCAGAGCTGCTTGGTCAGCATATGGAGGATGCAGCAAAGGAATTTGATCTTGGAACTCCATATG GGAACACTTTGATGAAGGTGGGGGAATGTGAGAAAAGATTAggtgcagcagagagagagttCCTCCAAACATCAGCAATCAGCTTTCTTACCCCCCTCAGGAACTTTCTTGAAGGAGACTGGAGGACCATTTCA AAAGAACGGCGCCTTCTGGAAAATCTTCGCTTGGACCTGGATGCCTGTAAAACACGCCTGAAGAAGGCCAAGGTGGCTGAGGCTAAAGCTGCA ATGGCTCCAGATTTTCAGGAAACCAGACCCCGCAACTATGTGCTTTCTGCCAGTGCCTCTGCG CTATGGAGTGAGGAAGTGGAAAAA gCTGAACATGAACTTCGAGTGGCTCAAACAGAGTTTGATCGCCAAGCAGAGGTTACACGACTTCTTCTGGAGGGAATCAGTAGCACACAT GTGAACCACCTGCGCTGTCTGCATGAGTTTGTGGAGGCCCAAGCATCTTACTATAAGCAGTGTCATCTCCACATGCAAGACCTACAGAAAGAACTGGCCAG GCTTCCAAATGCTTTTACACTGAACTCCACTCAGTCGATGGCTACTGTTGGCTCTGAAGCAGAGGGCATCAGCAGCCCTGTAGACACAGATACGCTGAAGATTGAGGAAGTTCAGGCACCAGCCACGGGAACCCGCAAAGCCAAAGTACTTTATGATTACGATGCTGCTGACTCCAGTGAACTCTCTCTTCTAGCTGACGAG
- the LOC113150634 gene encoding endophilin-B2-like isoform X1, translated as MDFNVKKLASGAGLFFTRAVQFTEEKLGQAEKTELDAHFENLMSRADCTKNWTEKIYRQTEVLLQPNPIDHTGARIEEFLYEKLDRKAPNRITNAELLGQHMEDAAKEFDLGTPYGNTLMKVGECEKRLGAAEREFLQTSAISFLTPLRNFLEGDWRTISKERRLLENLRLDLDACKTRLKKAKVAEAKAAMAPDFQETRPRNYVLSASASALWSEEVEKAEHELRVAQTEFDRQAEVTRLLLEGISSTHVNHLRCLHEFVEAQASYYKQCHLHMQDLQKELARLPNAFTLNSTQSMATVGSEAEGISSPVDTDTLKIEEVQAPATGTRKAKVLYDYDAADSSELSLLADELITVYTVPGMDSDWLIGERGNQKGKVPVTYLELLS; from the exons ATGGATTTCAATGTGAAGAAATTAGCGTCGGGTGCCGGGCTGTTCTTCACCCGAGCTGTCCAG TTCACAGAGGAGAAACTGGGCCAGGCGGAGAAGACTGAGCTGGACGCTCACTTTGAGAACCTGATGAGCCGTGCAGACTGCACCAAAAACTGGACTGAGAAAATCTACAGACAGACTGAGGTCCTGCTGCAGCCCAACCCAA TTGATCACACTG GTGCCAGAATTGAGGAGTTTCTCTATGAAAAGTTGGACAGAAAAGCACCAAACAGAATTACCAATGCAGAGCTGCTTGGTCAGCATATGGAGGATGCAGCAAAGGAATTTGATCTTGGAACTCCATATG GGAACACTTTGATGAAGGTGGGGGAATGTGAGAAAAGATTAggtgcagcagagagagagttCCTCCAAACATCAGCAATCAGCTTTCTTACCCCCCTCAGGAACTTTCTTGAAGGAGACTGGAGGACCATTTCA AAAGAACGGCGCCTTCTGGAAAATCTTCGCTTGGACCTGGATGCCTGTAAAACACGCCTGAAGAAGGCCAAGGTGGCTGAGGCTAAAGCTGCA ATGGCTCCAGATTTTCAGGAAACCAGACCCCGCAACTATGTGCTTTCTGCCAGTGCCTCTGCG CTATGGAGTGAGGAAGTGGAAAAA gCTGAACATGAACTTCGAGTGGCTCAAACAGAGTTTGATCGCCAAGCAGAGGTTACACGACTTCTTCTGGAGGGAATCAGTAGCACACAT GTGAACCACCTGCGCTGTCTGCATGAGTTTGTGGAGGCCCAAGCATCTTACTATAAGCAGTGTCATCTCCACATGCAAGACCTACAGAAAGAACTGGCCAG GCTTCCAAATGCTTTTACACTGAACTCCACTCAGTCGATGGCTACTGTTGGCTCTGAAGCAGAGGGCATCAGCAGCCCTGTAGACACAGATACGCTGAAGATTGAGGAAGTTCAGGCACCAGCCACGGGAACCCGCAAAGCCAAAGTACTTTATGATTACGATGCTGCTGACTCCAGTGAACTCTCTCTTCTAGCTGACGAG